The segment TATCCTGAGGCAGCTGTTCAAAACAGAGGGGAGTTTGTACCACCTGTTGACGTATTTGAAAAAGAAAATGAAATAGTACTTCTGATGGATATCCCCGGAGTAAGTGAAGAGGATATCGAGATTCAGGTAAACGATGGGGTTCTTTCCATCAAAGGGGAGAAAAAGGCTCCATTTGAAAAAGAAAATGACAACTGCTACAGGATGGAAAGGCAGTTTGGTAAGTTTTCCAGAATGTTTTCATTGCCAAACTACTTAGATTTCACAAATATTAAAGCAAGCCTGAAAGATGGACTTCTTAAAATATCCATCCCAAAATCTGAGCAGGCAAAAGCTAAAGTTATCAAAGTAACAAAGGATGAATAATCAGGGCACCATATCGGTGCCCATCATTCTTAGGGGTGGTGTATGAGTAAAAGTTATTACGATATTCTGGGAGTGCCAAAAACTGCGACAGCCGATGAGATAAAAAAAGCTTACCGAAAGCTTGCCCGGAAGTACCACCCGGATGTCAACCCAAACAACAAAGAAGCAGAAGCAAAATTTAAAGAGATATCAGAAGCATACGCAGTACTATCAGATCCTGAAAAAAGAAAACAGTATGACACTCTGGGTCACGAAGCTTTCACATCTTCAGGTCAGGGATACAATTTCCATGACATGAATTTTGAAGACTTAAGACATTTCAAAACAGGTAGCTTCAGTTTCGAAGATATATTTGAAGAATTTTTCGGTGGGGGTTCGACAAGAAGAAAATCTAAAACACCTTCCAGAGGGGAAGATATAACATATTCAATCACTCTCCCCTTTGAGGTGGCAATAAAAGGTGGAGAATACGAAATCACCGTATCAAGGCAGGTAACCTGTCCAAAATGTGGTGGAAAAGGTGGTGAAAAATCTATATGTCCCACCTGTCATGGTACCGGTAGAATAAATAAACAGACAGGTATTTTCATGACACAATCCTATTGCCCAAATTGCAGAGGTGAAGGGGAGATATACAGATCCGTATGTGCAAACTGTGGCGGAGCAGGTAAGATTCACACTCAAGAAAGGATAAAGGTGAAGATACCCGCCGGCGTAGATAATGGTACTAAGATAAGAGTACCCCAAAAAGGTCACGAAGGGGCACAAGGATCACAGCCGGGTGATTTATACATTTTAACAAAAATTAGCCCACATTTAATATACGAAAGAAAAGGGGATGATATATATCTAAACCTTGACATAGATATGTTTGAAGCCGCAATGGGGGCAAAGATAACCGTTCCCACACCGTATGGAGCAGTGAATATTACGATACCAGCCGGAACCGAGACCGGCAATAAATTCCGTTTAAAAGGTAAAGGGATGCCCAAAATCGATGGATCAGGTTACGGAGATTTCTACGTTGAAATAAGGGTAAGGATACCTAAGATAGAAGCCGAAAGCGACAGACAGATTCTGGAAGGACTAAAACAAAAATACAGATTAAACTTACGCTCCGGTCTTTTAGAGCAGGGTAAGATACTATAAAAGGTGGTGAAATATGAAGGACAGACCTCTTTATGC is part of the Calditerrivibrio nitroreducens DSM 19672 genome and harbors:
- a CDS encoding Hsp20/alpha crystallin family protein is translated as MAIVKWDPFKDLLSIQERINKIFEENAYPEAAVQNRGEFVPPVDVFEKENEIVLLMDIPGVSEEDIEIQVNDGVLSIKGEKKAPFEKENDNCYRMERQFGKFSRMFSLPNYLDFTNIKASLKDGLLKISIPKSEQAKAKVIKVTKDE
- the dnaJ gene encoding molecular chaperone DnaJ, with product MSKSYYDILGVPKTATADEIKKAYRKLARKYHPDVNPNNKEAEAKFKEISEAYAVLSDPEKRKQYDTLGHEAFTSSGQGYNFHDMNFEDLRHFKTGSFSFEDIFEEFFGGGSTRRKSKTPSRGEDITYSITLPFEVAIKGGEYEITVSRQVTCPKCGGKGGEKSICPTCHGTGRINKQTGIFMTQSYCPNCRGEGEIYRSVCANCGGAGKIHTQERIKVKIPAGVDNGTKIRVPQKGHEGAQGSQPGDLYILTKISPHLIYERKGDDIYLNLDIDMFEAAMGAKITVPTPYGAVNITIPAGTETGNKFRLKGKGMPKIDGSGYGDFYVEIRVRIPKIEAESDRQILEGLKQKYRLNLRSGLLEQGKIL